From a single bacterium genomic region:
- a CDS encoding sulfate ABC transporter ATP-binding protein, translating into MSITVQDISKSYGTFQALRGVSLEIPDKQITALLGPSGSGKTTLLRIIAGLEKPDEGSGPIRFHQEDVAGRRVQERRVGFVFQHYALFRHMTVFENVAFGLRVRPKHERPEKHVIDRKVHDLLKLVQLDGMADRFPSQLSGGQRQRVALARALAVEPRVLLLDEPFGALDARVRKQLRAWLRRLHDEIAITSIFVTHDQDEALEVAERVVVMNEGRIEQAGAPDEVFHDPATEFVMNFLGHVNVFDGRIEDGKVTFASVQIEHPAAAETAAGPARVFIRPHELSLHLLPRSDSLPAIVTGIHAAGPAVRLTLAAEGDHTFSADISQDVYRSLKVAVGAKFWVLPKDLRVFPGTGVKLPGD; encoded by the coding sequence GTGAGCATCACCGTCCAGGACATCAGCAAGAGCTACGGTACGTTCCAGGCGCTGCGCGGCGTCTCGCTGGAGATTCCCGACAAGCAGATCACCGCGCTGCTCGGGCCCAGCGGCTCGGGCAAGACGACACTGCTGCGCATCATCGCCGGGCTGGAGAAACCGGATGAGGGCAGCGGGCCCATCCGCTTCCACCAGGAGGACGTGGCCGGCCGGCGCGTGCAGGAGCGCCGCGTGGGCTTCGTGTTCCAGCACTACGCGCTGTTCAGGCACATGACGGTGTTCGAGAACGTGGCCTTCGGGCTGCGCGTGCGGCCGAAGCACGAGCGCCCGGAAAAGCACGTCATCGACAGGAAGGTGCATGACCTGCTGAAGCTGGTGCAGCTCGACGGCATGGCCGACCGCTTCCCGTCGCAGCTTTCGGGCGGGCAGCGGCAGCGCGTGGCCCTGGCGCGCGCCCTGGCCGTGGAGCCGCGCGTGCTGCTGCTCGACGAGCCGTTCGGCGCCCTCGACGCGCGCGTGCGCAAGCAGCTGCGGGCCTGGCTGCGGCGGCTGCATGACGAGATCGCCATCACCAGCATCTTCGTGACCCACGACCAGGACGAGGCCCTGGAGGTGGCCGAGCGCGTCGTGGTCATGAACGAGGGTCGCATCGAGCAGGCCGGCGCCCCGGACGAGGTGTTCCACGACCCGGCCACCGAGTTCGTCATGAACTTCCTCGGTCATGTGAACGTGTTCGACGGGCGTATCGAGGACGGCAAAGTCACGTTCGCCTCGGTGCAGATCGAGCACCCGGCTGCGGCCGAGACGGCGGCGGGCCCGGCGCGCGTGTTCATCCGCCCGCACGAGCTTTCCCTGCACCTGCTGCCCCGCAGCGACAGCCTGCCGGCCATCGTGACCGGCATCCACGCCGCCGGCCCGGCCGTGCGCCTGACGCTGGCCGCCGAGGGCGACCACACCTTCTCGGCCGACATCTCGCAGGACGTCTACCGCAGCCTGAAGGTGGCGGTGGGGGCGAAGTTCTGGGTGTTGCCGAAGGATCTGCGGGTGTTCCCGGGGACCGGAGTGAAGCTGCCGGGGGATTGA
- the cysW gene encoding sulfate ABC transporter permease subunit CysW — protein MSLRPATAEPRWVRTGLLGITLLFLGAFLVTPLVAVFAEAFRKGAGAYFASFNDPAVLAAIKLTLLAAVIAVPVNVVFGLAAAWAVAKFEFPGKSLLTTLIDLPLAVSPVVSGLIYVLVFGLNGWLGPWLKAHDLQVIFAVPGIVLATVFVTLPFVARELIPLMQEQGTEDEESALTLGASGWQTFWRVTLPNVRWALLYGVILCNARAMGEFGAVSVVSGHIRGKTNTVPLQVEILYNEYNFVAAFAVASLLAMLALVTLAAKSFIEWRMQSAPASVFVPGDEA, from the coding sequence ATGAGCCTGCGCCCCGCCACCGCCGAGCCGCGCTGGGTCCGCACCGGGCTGCTGGGGATCACGCTGCTGTTCCTGGGCGCGTTCCTGGTCACGCCGCTGGTGGCCGTGTTCGCCGAGGCGTTCCGCAAGGGCGCCGGCGCCTACTTCGCGAGCTTCAACGACCCGGCCGTGCTCGCGGCCATCAAGCTGACACTGCTGGCGGCGGTCATCGCGGTGCCGGTGAACGTCGTGTTCGGGCTGGCTGCGGCCTGGGCCGTGGCCAAGTTCGAGTTTCCGGGCAAGAGCCTGCTGACCACGCTGATCGACCTGCCGCTGGCCGTGTCGCCGGTGGTCTCGGGCCTGATCTACGTGCTGGTCTTCGGCCTCAACGGGTGGCTGGGGCCGTGGCTGAAGGCGCACGACCTTCAGGTGATCTTCGCGGTGCCGGGCATCGTGCTGGCCACGGTCTTCGTGACGTTGCCGTTCGTGGCGCGCGAGCTGATCCCGCTGATGCAGGAGCAGGGGACCGAGGACGAGGAGTCGGCCCTGACCCTGGGCGCCTCCGGCTGGCAGACGTTCTGGCGCGTGACGCTGCCGAACGTGCGCTGGGCGCTGCTGTACGGCGTGATCCTCTGCAACGCGCGCGCGATGGGCGAGTTCGGGGCCGTGTCGGTGGTCAGCGGGCACATCCGCGGCAAGACGAACACGGTGCCGCTGCAGGTCGAGATCCTCTACAACGAGTACAACTTCGTGGCCGCCTTCGCCGTCGCCTCGCTGCTGGCGATGCTGGCGCTGGTCACGCTGGCGGCCAAGTCGTTCATCGAGTGGCGCATGCAGTCGGCGCCGGCCAGCGTGTTCGTACCGGGAGATGAAGCGTGA
- the cysT gene encoding sulfate ABC transporter permease subunit CysT, whose protein sequence is MRWPRRQHSVLPGFGLTLGFAVVYLSLIALIPMAALFLRSRGLGWGGFWETVTEPRVLAACRLSFGAAFLAATINAVFGFIVAWTLVRYRFFGRRFIDALIDLPFALPTAVSGIALTTIYAPNGWFGRALAPLGIKAVFTPLGVVIALTFIGLPFVVRTLQPALEDLEADVEEAAASLGASRTQTFRRVIFPAVVPSLLTGFALAFARALGEYGSVVFISGNLPNRTEIAPLLIVTQLEQYDYEGATAIAVLLLVISFTMLLLINALQRWSGRRHLRGA, encoded by the coding sequence GTGCGCTGGCCGAGGCGACAACACTCCGTGCTGCCGGGCTTCGGGCTCACCCTCGGCTTTGCCGTCGTCTACCTGTCGCTGATCGCGCTGATCCCGATGGCGGCGCTGTTCCTGCGCTCGCGCGGGCTGGGCTGGGGCGGGTTCTGGGAGACGGTCACCGAGCCGCGCGTGCTGGCGGCGTGCCGGCTGAGTTTCGGGGCGGCCTTCCTGGCCGCGACCATCAACGCGGTGTTCGGGTTCATCGTGGCCTGGACGCTGGTGCGCTACCGGTTCTTCGGCCGCCGCTTCATCGACGCGCTCATCGACCTGCCGTTTGCCCTGCCCACGGCCGTGTCGGGCATCGCGCTGACCACCATCTACGCGCCCAACGGCTGGTTCGGCCGCGCGCTGGCGCCGCTGGGCATCAAGGCGGTGTTCACGCCGCTGGGTGTCGTCATCGCGCTGACGTTCATCGGCCTGCCGTTCGTGGTGCGCACGCTGCAGCCGGCGCTCGAGGACCTCGAGGCCGACGTGGAGGAGGCTGCGGCCAGCCTGGGCGCCTCGCGCACGCAGACGTTCCGCCGCGTGATCTTCCCGGCCGTTGTCCCCTCGCTGCTCACCGGCTTCGCGCTGGCCTTCGCGCGCGCACTGGGCGAGTACGGCTCGGTCGTCTTCATCTCGGGCAACCTGCCGAACCGGACGGAGATCGCGCCGCTGCTCATCGTCACGCAGCTCGAGCAGTACGACTACGAGGGGGCCACGGCCATCGCCGTGCTGCTGCTGGTCATCTCGTTCACGATGCTGCTGCTGATCAACGCGCTGCAGCGGTGGTCCGGCCGTCGCCACCTGCGGGGGGCCTGA
- a CDS encoding sulfate ABC transporter substrate-binding protein, translated as MNLWRRIRARARGTCPAVILVALLVVSCAPALARDADELLNVSYDPTRELYGEYNQAFAAHWKQETGRSLTVDMSHGGSGKQARGVIDGLQADVVTLALAYDIDAIVDHAKLLKPDWQKRLPHNSAPYTSTIVFLVRKGNPKGIRDWGDLVKPGVEVITPNPKTSGGARWNYLAAWAWALKRELGDLKKLHDPAQAAAVTAAQGKARAFVGELLKRVPVLDSGARGSTNTFVQRGIGDVLLAWENEAFLAVNELGPDKVDIVVPSLSILAEPTVAVVDANVDAHGTRKLAEAYLEWLYSPEGQRIAAKNFYRPVRPETVDAALLKRFPAIELVTIDDVFGGWKQAQKTHFDDGGVFDAIYAR; from the coding sequence ATGAACCTTTGGCGTCGCATCCGCGCCCGCGCCCGGGGCACCTGTCCGGCCGTCATCCTGGTGGCCTTGCTGGTCGTGTCATGTGCGCCGGCGCTCGCCCGCGACGCCGACGAACTGCTGAACGTCTCCTACGACCCGACGCGCGAACTCTACGGCGAGTACAACCAGGCCTTCGCCGCCCACTGGAAGCAGGAGACCGGCAGGTCGCTGACCGTCGACATGTCGCACGGGGGATCGGGCAAGCAGGCGCGCGGGGTCATCGACGGGCTGCAGGCCGATGTGGTGACGCTGGCGCTGGCCTACGACATCGACGCCATCGTCGATCACGCGAAGCTGCTGAAGCCGGACTGGCAGAAGCGGCTGCCGCACAACAGCGCGCCCTACACCTCGACCATCGTGTTCCTGGTGCGCAAGGGGAACCCGAAGGGCATCCGCGACTGGGGCGACCTGGTGAAGCCGGGCGTGGAAGTGATCACGCCCAACCCGAAGACGTCGGGTGGCGCGCGCTGGAACTACCTGGCGGCGTGGGCGTGGGCGCTCAAGCGCGAACTGGGTGACCTGAAGAAGCTGCACGACCCGGCGCAGGCCGCAGCCGTGACGGCCGCGCAGGGCAAGGCGCGCGCGTTCGTCGGCGAACTGCTCAAGCGCGTGCCGGTGCTGGACTCGGGTGCGCGCGGTTCCACCAACACGTTCGTGCAGCGCGGCATCGGCGATGTGCTGCTGGCCTGGGAGAACGAGGCGTTCCTGGCCGTGAACGAGCTGGGGCCGGACAAGGTCGACATCGTGGTGCCTTCGCTCAGCATCCTGGCCGAGCCGACGGTGGCCGTGGTCGATGCCAATGTCGACGCCCACGGCACACGCAAGCTGGCGGAAGCCTACCTGGAGTGGCTGTACTCGCCGGAGGGCCAGCGCATCGCCGCGAAGAACTTCTATCGCCCGGTGCGGCCGGAGACGGTGGACGCCGCGCTGCTGAAGCGGTTCCCCGCCATCGAACTGGTGACCATCGACGACGTCTTCGGCGGCTGGAAGCAGGCGCAGAAGACCCACTTCGACGACGGCGGCGTGTTCGACGCCATCTACGCCAGATAG
- a CDS encoding sigma-54-dependent Fis family transcriptional regulator, with product MSDLHELWREASLHLDLASFVDRAAVWLGGRLPIAGLRVWRLRRDGRTLLADGDRLDLDTAHARALAAWLAANDTCACPGGATPQAALAPLLATVPVPSHPADVVAVPLPGEPGARGVLLVLLRGGVEADQAVCRLCAELQEPFAAALENDRRLRELTALRRAAEADRTSLLARLGRKQMVDDVVGVEGGLAGVMERVGMVAGSDLPVLILGETGSGKEVVARAVHTRSRRANGPFTRVNCGAIPADLVDSELFGHEKGSFTGAVGRRRGWFEQSDRGTLLLDEVADLPKAAQVRLLRVLQDGLITRVGGESALSVDVRVIAATNADLPAMVQRGEFRADLWYRLAVFPLVLPPLRERAQDIPALVEMLVQRASRHFGLRPPAATPADLALLAAYDWPGNVRELGSVIDRAVILGGGRRLEVAKALGHAGSIAPRAAAPGETAELAPGESTAFVAGTSAPATLDEAMARHIRSVLAATQGRIEGPHGAAKLLKINPHTLRARMRKLGIEWQAFRPER from the coding sequence GTGTCCGATCTCCACGAACTCTGGCGTGAAGCCAGCCTGCACCTCGACCTGGCCTCGTTCGTGGACCGGGCCGCGGTCTGGCTGGGTGGGCGCTTGCCCATCGCCGGCCTGCGCGTCTGGCGCCTGCGCCGTGACGGCCGCACGCTGCTGGCAGACGGCGACCGGCTCGACCTGGACACGGCCCACGCCAGGGCCCTGGCCGCCTGGCTTGCCGCCAACGACACCTGCGCCTGCCCCGGCGGCGCCACGCCACAGGCTGCGCTGGCCCCGCTGCTGGCCACGGTGCCGGTCCCGTCGCACCCGGCGGACGTGGTCGCGGTGCCGTTGCCGGGCGAGCCCGGGGCGCGCGGCGTGCTGCTGGTGCTGTTGCGCGGCGGCGTCGAGGCCGACCAGGCGGTGTGCCGCCTCTGCGCGGAACTGCAGGAGCCGTTCGCCGCGGCGCTGGAGAACGATCGTCGATTGCGCGAGCTGACGGCGCTGCGTCGCGCCGCCGAAGCCGACCGCACATCGCTGCTGGCCCGGCTCGGCCGCAAGCAGATGGTCGACGACGTGGTCGGCGTCGAGGGCGGCCTGGCCGGCGTCATGGAACGGGTCGGCATGGTGGCCGGCTCGGACCTGCCGGTGCTGATCCTCGGCGAGACCGGGTCGGGCAAGGAAGTCGTGGCGCGCGCCGTGCACACACGCTCACGCCGCGCGAACGGCCCGTTCACGCGCGTCAACTGCGGGGCCATCCCCGCCGACCTGGTCGATTCGGAACTGTTCGGGCACGAGAAGGGCAGCTTCACCGGTGCGGTTGGCCGCAGGCGCGGCTGGTTCGAACAGTCGGACCGCGGCACGCTGCTGCTGGACGAGGTGGCCGACCTGCCGAAGGCCGCGCAGGTACGCCTGCTGCGCGTGCTGCAGGACGGGCTCATCACGCGCGTGGGCGGCGAGTCGGCACTGTCCGTCGACGTGCGCGTGATCGCCGCCACCAACGCCGACCTGCCGGCGATGGTGCAGCGCGGCGAGTTCCGCGCCGACCTTTGGTACCGCTTGGCGGTGTTCCCGCTGGTGCTGCCGCCGCTGCGCGAACGCGCGCAGGACATCCCGGCGCTGGTAGAGATGCTCGTGCAGCGCGCCTCGCGCCACTTCGGCCTGCGGCCGCCGGCCGCCACGCCCGCCGACCTGGCGCTGCTCGCGGCCTACGACTGGCCCGGCAACGTGCGCGAGTTGGGTTCAGTCATCGACCGCGCCGTCATCCTGGGCGGCGGCAGGCGCCTGGAAGTGGCCAAGGCGCTCGGCCACGCCGGCAGCATCGCGCCGCGCGCGGCGGCGCCCGGCGAAACCGCGGAGCTCGCGCCGGGCGAATCGACGGCCTTCGTTGCGGGTACGTCGGCGCCGGCCACGCTCGACGAGGCGATGGCGCGCCACATCCGCAGCGTGCTGGCCGCCACGCAGGGCCGCATCGAGGGACCGCACGGCGCCGCGAAGCTGCTGAAGATCAACCCGCACACTCTGCGTGCGCGGATGCGGAAACTGGGCATCGAATGGCAGGCGTTCCGCCCGGAACGCTGA
- a CDS encoding DUF1569 domain-containing protein, whose product MKDVFDPKVTDELITRIQSLTPESRGLWGRMTVGQMLAHCCVPYEMVYDGNHPRPAAPLRLLLKLFVKPSCINEKPYRHNSPTGRGFVVQDTRNFAAERDRLVSHLRRTQQLGGSHFDGLESLSFGPLTRQQWSNLFYKHLDHHLGQFGV is encoded by the coding sequence CTGAAGGATGTCTTCGACCCCAAGGTCACCGACGAGCTCATCACCCGCATCCAGTCGCTGACGCCGGAATCGCGCGGCCTCTGGGGCCGGATGACCGTGGGCCAGATGCTGGCGCATTGCTGCGTGCCCTACGAGATGGTCTACGATGGCAACCACCCGCGGCCGGCCGCGCCGTTGCGCCTGCTCCTGAAGCTGTTCGTCAAGCCGTCATGCATCAACGAGAAGCCCTACCGCCACAACAGTCCCACCGGTCGTGGCTTCGTGGTCCAGGACACGCGGAACTTCGCCGCGGAGCGCGATCGCCTGGTCTCCCACCTCAGACGCACGCAGCAGTTGGGCGGCAGTCATTTCGACGGCCTGGAGTCACTGTCCTTCGGCCCGTTGACGAGGCAGCAGTGGAGCAACCTGTTCTACAAGCACCTGGACCATCATCTGGGGCAGTTCGGGGTTTGA
- a CDS encoding nucleotidyl transferase AbiEii/AbiGii toxin family protein, with protein sequence MNEELEFLRYMADKLDEARLPYMLTGSMAMMFYAVPRMTRDIDFVVECRSEDVPRLLAAFAPDCYVSEEAVRDAVARPGMFNIIHVEWAIKADLVVRGASEYRELEFSRRRALAVGELSIAVVSPEDLILSKLDWARDSASASQYQDVALLLATVPDLDRTYLDRWADALGVLDKLHELGNP encoded by the coding sequence GTGAATGAAGAACTGGAATTCCTGCGCTACATGGCCGACAAGCTGGACGAGGCTCGCCTGCCCTACATGCTCACCGGTTCGATGGCCATGATGTTCTACGCCGTGCCCCGAATGACGCGCGACATCGATTTCGTGGTCGAGTGCCGCTCCGAGGATGTGCCGCGGCTGCTCGCGGCGTTCGCGCCGGACTGCTACGTGAGCGAAGAAGCGGTTCGGGATGCCGTCGCGCGTCCGGGCATGTTCAACATCATCCATGTGGAGTGGGCCATCAAAGCGGATCTGGTCGTGCGCGGGGCGTCGGAGTACAGGGAACTGGAGTTTTCGCGCCGACGCGCGCTTGCCGTGGGCGAGCTTTCGATTGCCGTGGTCTCGCCTGAGGACTTGATTCTATCCAAACTGGACTGGGCCCGTGATTCGGCTTCGGCAAGCCAGTACCAGGACGTGGCATTGCTACTGGCGACAGTCCCCGACCTGGACCGTACCTATCTTGATCGATGGGCGGACGCGCTGGGCGTCCTGGACAAGCTTCACGAATTGGGGAACCCATGA
- a CDS encoding peptidylprolyl isomerase, whose product MEPGCPGASGSTPTPGRSASGIRAFDLRLRERRFGLSSGHSSGASLVRSGQPGPAGFRQGHCARHHRQGAAVANLKAVIETDKGVINLLLHDDQTPLTVANFVNLAQHGFYDGLKFHRVINDFMIQGGCPNGTGTGGPGYRFNDECTPQLRHDGPGVLSMANAGPGTNGSQFFITHVETSWLDGKHTVFGKVAGPADMTVVNAIQGGDTMKKVTIEGDTAPLLAKMAAQVAEWNKKLG is encoded by the coding sequence ATGGAACCCGGGTGCCCGGGCGCGTCGGGGAGTACGCCGACGCCTGGGCGGTCCGCTTCGGGGATTAGGGCGTTCGATTTGAGGCTGCGCGAGCGCCGCTTTGGGTTATCTTCGGGTCATTCGTCCGGGGCCAGCCTGGTCCGATCGGGCCAGCCCGGTCCCGCAGGTTTTCGCCAGGGCCATTGCGCCCGCCACCACCGACAAGGAGCCGCCGTGGCCAACCTCAAAGCCGTCATCGAGACCGACAAGGGCGTCATCAACCTGCTGCTGCACGATGACCAGACGCCGCTGACCGTGGCCAACTTCGTCAACCTGGCCCAGCACGGGTTCTACGACGGCCTGAAGTTCCACCGCGTCATCAACGATTTCATGATCCAGGGCGGCTGCCCCAACGGCACCGGCACGGGCGGCCCCGGCTACCGCTTCAACGACGAGTGCACGCCGCAGCTGCGCCACGACGGCCCCGGCGTCCTGTCGATGGCCAACGCCGGCCCAGGCACCAACGGCAGCCAGTTCTTCATCACGCACGTCGAGACGTCGTGGCTGGACGGCAAGCACACGGTGTTCGGCAAGGTCGCGGGCCCCGCGGACATGACGGTGGTCAACGCCATCCAGGGCGGCGACACCATGAAGAAGGTCACCATCGAGGGCGACACGGCGCCGCTGCTGGCGAAGATGGCGGCGCAGGTGGCGGAGTGGAACAAGAAGCTCGGGTGA
- a CDS encoding type 1 glutamine amidotransferase — translation MRAHWLQHVAYEDLGHLEGWLARAGAEVTCTRLFAGEPLPDPDGIDLLVILGGPMSVNDDATLPWLVAEKAFIARVIDRGVGVLGICLGAQLIAAARGATVGPNPEREVGWWPVEAVPVPPQSSGPPLFPFPPRLTGLHWHGETFQLPSGAVRLARSEACANQAMQLGRRVFGLQFHPEATPDWVRAVLAHSPDSLRPGPYVMAENALTADLAERCRIGNSLADRLMEFIRI, via the coding sequence ATGCGCGCGCACTGGCTGCAGCACGTCGCCTATGAAGACCTTGGCCACCTCGAGGGCTGGCTGGCCCGGGCCGGCGCCGAGGTCACGTGCACGCGCCTGTTCGCCGGCGAACCGCTGCCCGACCCCGACGGTATCGACCTGCTGGTGATCCTCGGGGGCCCGATGAGCGTGAACGATGACGCCACGCTGCCGTGGCTGGTCGCCGAAAAGGCGTTCATCGCCCGCGTCATCGACCGCGGCGTCGGGGTGCTCGGCATCTGCCTCGGGGCCCAGCTCATCGCCGCCGCGCGGGGCGCCACGGTGGGCCCCAACCCCGAGCGCGAGGTGGGCTGGTGGCCGGTCGAGGCGGTGCCCGTGCCGCCGCAGTCTTCCGGCCCACCCCTGTTCCCCTTCCCACCCCGCCTGACCGGCCTGCACTGGCACGGCGAGACGTTCCAACTGCCCTCCGGGGCGGTGCGACTGGCCCGCAGCGAGGCATGTGCGAACCAGGCCATGCAGCTCGGGCGACGGGTCTTCGGCCTGCAGTTCCATCCCGAGGCCACCCCGGACTGGGTCCGGGCGGTGCTTGCGCACAGCCCCGATTCCCTTCGCCCGGGTCCTTATGTGATGGCGGAGAACGCCTTGACGGCAGACCTGGCGGAACGCTGCCGCATCGGTAACTCGTTGGCGGATCGACTGATGGAATTCATTAGGATATAA
- a CDS encoding isoamylase early set domain-containing protein gives MGPQKRYLKTKNVSKVTFSLPSEAAREAQSVYLVGDFNGWDAAATPMSRLKSGEFKITPELEPGREYESRYLIDGRVWENDWAADTYRPTGIPGAENSVVAV, from the coding sequence ATGGGTCCGCAGAAGCGTTACCTGAAGACCAAGAACGTGAGCAAGGTCACCTTCAGCCTGCCGTCCGAGGCCGCGCGCGAGGCGCAGTCGGTGTACCTGGTCGGCGACTTCAATGGCTGGGATGCCGCGGCCACGCCCATGAGCCGCCTGAAGTCGGGCGAGTTCAAGATCACCCCCGAGCTGGAGCCGGGTCGTGAGTACGAATCCCGGTATCTGATCGACGGGCGCGTGTGGGAGAACGACTGGGCGGCCGACACCTACCGGCCCACCGGCATCCCCGGCGCGGAGAACTCGGTGGTCGCGGTCTAG
- a CDS encoding NTP transferase domain-containing protein encodes MNSDLEQAGTAAVCIVQARMGSQRLPGKMMEDLSGRPLMWHILQRAQQVGAGVPVVLATTDHECDDPLVAVANAMKVAVVRGPEHDVLGRFLLALDHFPARWVARVCGDSPLFDPVHLAQWLELARQEGADVVRFRDGVTSLLQGGEVVSARALRWSREAAGNDPLATEHVTAWAMRHAPAHPELMVTAWAEPPAELVATAKLSIDTADDLARMRRLYAALWDGGEPLDLRRAAAWLRAQSGGDA; translated from the coding sequence ATGAACAGCGACCTCGAACAGGCAGGCACCGCCGCGGTCTGCATCGTGCAGGCCCGCATGGGCTCGCAGCGCCTGCCCGGCAAGATGATGGAAGATCTGTCCGGGCGCCCCCTCATGTGGCACATCCTGCAGCGCGCGCAGCAGGTGGGCGCCGGGGTGCCGGTGGTGCTGGCGACCACCGACCACGAGTGCGACGACCCGCTGGTTGCGGTGGCCAATGCGATGAAGGTGGCGGTGGTGCGGGGCCCCGAGCACGACGTGCTCGGCCGGTTCCTGCTGGCGCTCGATCACTTTCCCGCGCGCTGGGTGGCGCGCGTGTGCGGCGACTCGCCCCTGTTCGACCCCGTGCATCTGGCGCAGTGGCTGGAACTGGCCCGTCAAGAGGGGGCCGATGTGGTGCGCTTCCGCGACGGCGTCACGTCGCTGCTGCAGGGGGGCGAAGTCGTCTCGGCCCGCGCCCTGCGCTGGAGCCGCGAGGCCGCCGGCAACGATCCGCTCGCCACCGAGCACGTCACGGCCTGGGCCATGCGGCACGCACCGGCCCACCCCGAACTGATGGTGACGGCCTGGGCCGAGCCGCCGGCCGAACTGGTCGCCACGGCCAAACTCTCCATCGACACCGCCGACGACCTGGCCCGCATGCGCCGGCTCTACGCGGCGCTCTGGGACGGCGGCGAGCCGCTCGACCTGCGGCGGGCGGCAGCCTGGCTCCGGGCGCAGTCCGGCGGGGACGCCTGA